GGTTCCAGACTCCTCACACATTTTACTTTTCATTAACCTCAATCTCCAAAAGCCTTTCtggaacagcatgttagtgaaccgagggaacatgctatcttagatctggtcctgtgcaatgagacagctaaaattaatgatcttgtagttggggatcctcttggaaagagtgaccatagtatgattgaatttctcatacaaatggagggtgcgatagtttgatctaaaaccagtgtattatgcctaaacaagggagactacaacgggatgagggaggagttggctagtgtcgactgggaacacaggctatacggtgggacagttgaggaacagtggaagagttTCAAAGAGATTTTCCACTGTTTTCAACAAAAGTatgttccagttaaaagcaaggacagtaagggtggggagagccagccttggataactaaggaaacaaAAGGCGGCATGAAGCtaaaaagctcatgcatacaaagtcgccaagagtagtgggaaactggaagattgggaaatctTTAaacagcaacaaagaaccactaagcaagcagtaagggaagatagattatgaaagtaaactagaacaaaatataaaaacagatagtaaaagtttttataattatataaagtggaaaagggtggctaaagtgaacgtaggtcccttggaagatgagaagggggaattaatatttggTAATGTCGAAATGGCCAAGGCCCTTGaaggactattttgtgtcagtcttcatagtggaggacacgtctaacatgccaaagagagatgttatggatgcgatgggaggtgaggacctcgatacaatcgctgtcactaaagaggcagtgatgagcaaaccagtgggcctaaaggtagacaagtcccctggtcttgATGGGGTGCATCCCAGGGgcctgaaagaaatggtggaagttatagtagaggtgtttgtgataatttaccaaaattctctggactctgggcaggtcccggcagattggaagacagcgaatgtcacgctattgtttaaaaaaggattagGCAAagggcaggtaactataggccagttagcttaacgtctgtattcgggaaaatgcttgaagctatcataaagatctttatcagtcacacgtacatcaaaacacacagtgaaatgcatcttttgcgtagagttctgggggcagcccgcaagcgtcgccacacttccagcgccaacatagcacgcccacaacttcctaacccgtacggtctttggaatgtgggaggaaaccagagcacccggaggaaacccacgcagacacggggagaacgtacaaactccttataaacagcggccggaattgaacccgggtcactggcgctgtaatagcattatgctaactgctacgctaccgtgacattaaggaagaaatagacatcatggattcaggaagggcaggtcctgtttgacaaacttattggagttctttgaggatataatgaggggAACAGGTgcatgttgtatacttggatttccagaaggcatttgataaggtgccacgtaaAAGACTCATCCATAAgacaaggatgcatggagttgggggtaaggtattagcatggacagaggattggttaaccaatagaaggcagagagttgggataaatgggtgtttctctggttggcaatcagtggtgagtggggtaccacaggggtcggtgctgggcccacaactgttcacgagatacattaacgatttggaagaggggaccgagtgtagcgtatctaagtttgctgatgacactaaattgagtgaaaaagcaaattgtgcagaggatgtggagagtctgcagagagatatagataggttaagtgagtgggcaagggtctggcagatggagtacaatgttggtaaatgtcaggtcatccactttggaaggaaaaatagcagatcagattatttaaacggtgaaagattgcagcctgctgttgtgcagagggacttgggagtgcttgtacatgaatcgcaaaaggttggcttgcaggtgcaacaggttatcaagaaggcaaatgaaatgttggtcttcattgctggagggattgaatttaagagcagggaggttatgctgcaactgtacagggcactggtgaggctgcacctggagtactgcgtgcagttctggtctccttacttgaggaaagatatactggctttggaggcagtgcggaggaggttcaccaggttgactaGAGTTTATCTGGAGGATTAGAgcaaagtgggagaatgggatctGCTGGATTGCTCCAATAACGAGTTGGCATTGTAACAATTCTAATTCTGCTTAAATATTCAGAGTCGACCCAAACAGCCATGCTAACATTTTTACCAGATGAGAGGCCTGGATTCAGTCACTGAGAAAtgatcaacatctcagagattcCCCTTAATCTTCAGCGTTTCTCCATCAGCTGAGCTGCCTCCAGCCTCCACCAGAGATCATTTGAACTTTATTTCGGCTAGTTTGACTCAGACACCTGGAAACGTTGTACCTTTTACAGCAGGTTGGCAAGGAGCCAACCTATCGTTGCCAGGAAGCAGCTTCCCAAAGCCAGATGCCAGCAGTTCCATGGAATTGATGATGGCACCAGGCTGGGAAAATCAGAATCTCAGAGGCCACTGGATCCACAGGAGCAACAGTACAGGGCAGTGGCCACCGCTTACGATTCTGCTCAGGGTTAGTGCGAGACAGTGCTCAGTGCTGCTGACCTCTAACAGCGAGGTGGTCCCTTACCTGGTTGGCAAACAACAGGTGGCAAATCGTGGGGTCATTGGGATCCTTCACAATCGCTCGGATCAGTTGCAGCATAGGGGTGATGCCTGGAAAGTTTCAACAGCACATGTCAGAGACAAGAGCTGCAGCAACTGCTTAACCTCCCAAAGACTTCAcagatttggatgatggaataaatggttttgtggctaagtttgcggatgacaccaagataggtggaggagtagggagtattgaagagatagaaaagttgcagagggacctagacagtttaggagaatggtcaaggaaatggcagatgagattcaatgtagggaaatgtgcagttgtacactttggaagcagaaataagcgggcagattcttatctaggaggagagaaaatccaaagcacggaagtacaaagggacttgggggtactcgtgcaggatagcttaaaggttaaccaccaggtcggatcggtggtaaagaaagcgaatgctatattggcattcatttcaagaggtatagtgtataaaagtaaggaagtgttgatgaggctctacagggcactagtgaggcctcatttggaatattgtacgctgttttgggccccacatcttaggaaggatgtgttgacgttggagagggttcagaggagatttacggggatgatTCCAGtttgaaagggcttacgtatgaggagcgtttgtcggctcttggactgtacttgctggagtacagaagaatgagaggggacctcatagcgacatttaaaatattgataggaaaggacagagtaaatgtggctaggctgtttcccttggtgggtgagtccaggaccagagggcacaatcttagaattagagggtacggtttcaaaacagagatgaggaaaaatttctttagccagagggtggtgaatttgtggaactccttgccacgtacagcagtggaggccagatcagtgggggcgttcaaggaggagatagatagatatctaaatagtcaggatatcaagggatatggggataaggccggtaattgggattagaatagtttttttttcttcttcttcttcccccattccccatttctcatttctatttccctttccttggagcagactcgatgggccgaatggcctacttctgctcccttgtcttgtgatcttgtgatcttgtgactctcGTGTTCGAGCCAACGGGACAGCCACACAAAAAGCCGATGCAGGTGGAGAGTTCACTCAGGACACCAGGAGAACTCAAGAACACATCACTGCCTGACACCTGTGGCGGTGTGGGAGGCTGGAACAATTGCTCCAATCACTTGCCTTGTCCCATTTTGTCTCCGACTCTGTGATCCAACGGCAGGCAAAGAAAGTCACCTCCACTCACCTGTCCCACCAGCAATCATGCCCACTTTCTTAACCTCCTTGATCTTGGCTTCAGATTTCTTATCAGGACGAATGGCAAACTGTCCTGTGAACAAAACACAGCTCAATCACCAAACGCCCATGACCCACAGCCCCATTCCAAGACTCTGGTGCTCATCATATCCCTGGTACTGGCTCCTCACCACCAGGGCATGGGCACCACTGGCAGGACAAGTGTTTGTTGCCCAAAGGTGGGTGTTGgagtgtggaacgcactgcccaaggggctggaggaggcagagaccctcacagcaTTGAAGCAGCTTCAATCGCCAAGGCAGGGAggtctatggaccaagtgctggtggatgggattagtgtggatgggtggttgatggctagcATAGCCgcgatgagccgaagggccttgttctgtgctgtgtgactctgacctTTCAAAACCAAGTGGCTTGCTGCTAGAGCTCAGAGCAGTTGGAGGGTGGACCCCATTGCCCTGGGTCTGAGGTCACGTAAACCAAAGaatatggcagatgctggaaagctgaaataaaaacaggaaatgcccgaaaccctcagcaggtcgggcagcgtctgtggagacagacAAATcctcaggtcaaaaacccttcatcagaacaggttccacagatgctgcctgacccgatgtgACATTTTGGTGAACGTCACTGACAGATCTTCATTCATTTGTTTTGGCCAACTAGGCTGTCAGCTGGAGCCGCCCAGAGCTGGAGACCAATCCTCAGGCCTGGAGATAACCCTACCCGTGCGATGCAGCAGCCGTGCCTGGGAACCAAGGTAACAGGGAGGCAGCAGCTTCTCATCCCGCCCGGATGACACTGTAAACATCCACTGGCACAGGGGACGGGAGTTCAGAGATCTCGGCCGTTATGGGGCCCTCAGTGGCTCGACAGCAGCGAGGTTGCCGGGACAAGGAATCCGTTCTGTAGCAGGATGAGTGCAGCAGAGGAACTCCCGATTCCAGTCCACCAACAGCCGGGGAGACACAGCTCCCAAATCCCAGATCATTGCTACATCCCAGAGCCCCACTGCCCACCTCTGACCCAGCCAAGCTCAATCCCAAGGTGAGAGTTCCTCAGCGAGACACCAACTTGCCTTTTCCCTTGTAAACAAGCAGACCGCTAGGTCCCCGGAAGTCAATGCTGTCCTGGAGCCTCAGGTTCTCCAGGTACTGGGACATTTTACCTCCTTCAGGGAACTTTGGATGGACACCCTTAAAGTAAATCTGAAACAGGGAACACTAGTTATTGACCAGTCTCCAGGAGCAACAGCAGGAACTGAACCCACGATCTCCCCTCGACACCACACAGCCCCAACATCCCACTGCCAACAGCAATGCAGCAATGGTCTCAACACTGCAGCTTCTGCTCTGTGGGCAGCCCAGACCCACCAGCCGTTGCTGCAGGACAGGACATCCCAGATcagagaatttacagcacagggacaggccattcggcccttctgctCCCTGGTGAGGTTTctgcagcgtgctgttgtgcagagggacttgaagagcttgtgcatgaatcgtaaaaggttggtttgcaggtgcaacaggttatcaagaaggcaaatggaatgttggccttcattgctgaagggattgaatttaagagcagggaggttatgctgcaactgtacagggtactggtgaggccgcacctggagtactgcgtgcagttctggtctccttacttgaggaaagatatactggctttggaggcggtgcagaggaggttcatcaggttgattctggagatgagggggttagcctatgaggagagattgagtcgcctgggactgtactcgctggatttcagaagaatgagaggggatcttatagaaacataaaattatgaaagggatagataagatagaggcaggaaggttgcgtccactagtaggtgagactagaactaggggacatggcttCAAGATtcaagggaatagatttaggatggagatgaggagaaactgcttttcccagagagtagtgaatctgtggaattctctgcccagggaagcagtggaggctgcctcattaaatagatttaagacacagttagacagatttttgcatagtgggggaatgaagggtgatggggaaaaggcaggttggtggatctgagtccacggccagatcagccatgatcttattgaatggcagagcaggctcgatgggctggatggccgattcctgctcctgtttcttatgttcttatgctcagCCCCAATAGACACTGAAGGTGGTCACACACACGGGCGGGGAATGGTCCATTAAGTTCTCAGGATGCCAAGGGAGTACAGACGTAGTCAGGAAAATTAAACCTGTGACAAGCAGAGactcagccacacacacacagcaacaaGGTGCCTACTCTGGAGATACCTCCAATAGTACCCAAGGCCTCATTGAGTAAGGCCTCAttgagtggttgttgaagggtcgtattctgcattgaggtcggtgaccagtggtgtatctcagggatcggtactgggacccttactatttgtgatttttataaatgacctggataaggaagtggaggggtgggttactaagtttgcggatgacacaaaggttggggatgttgtggatagtttggagggctgtcagaggttacagagggacatagataggatgcgaagttgggctgagaagtggcagatgcagttcaatccaggtaagtgtgaagtggttcattttggtaggtcaaatatgatggcagaatatagtcttaatggtaggacttggcagcgtggaggatcagagggatcttggggtccgagtccataggacgctcaaagcggctgcgcaggttgactctgtggttaagaaggcatatggtgtattgtccttcatcaattgtggaattgaatttaggagccgtgaggtattgttgcagctatataggtccctggtcagaccccacttggagcactgtgctcagttctggtcgcctcactacaggaaggatgtggaagccatagaaagggtgcagaggagatttacaaggatgctgcctggaatgcggagcttGCCTTATggaagtaggttgagggaactcggccttttctccttggagcgacggaggatgaggggggatctgatagaggtgtataagatgatgagaggtattgatagggtagatagtcagaggcttttccccagggctgaaatagtggccacaagaggacataggtttaaggtgctggggagtagatatagaggagatgtcaggggtaagttttttttactcagagtggtgagtgtatggaatgggctgccggcaacagtggtggaggtggatacaataggatctttcaagagactgttagataggtacatggagctgagaaaaatagagggctctgggtaagcctggtaatttctagggtagcgacatgttcggcacagctttgtgggccgaagggcctgaattgtgctgtaggttttctatgttctaagttctatgagCTCTACAGGGCATTTCCATGGTCACTGGGAAAACCAGAGGATGAGGGCATCAGACCCATCAGGATGACAATGTCCTTGTACAAGCTGATCACTCAAGGCCAATGATATCAGGAGCCGTCAATCATTCACTCCTCGGTACCTGACTGGCTGAGTGCCAATAACCAGGACGCTCTGCCTTGCTGAATGCTCAATGGAAGGTGATGCCCAGGAACCAATAGTCCAACAGGAATGGGTCAGACCTGGAGCAGACTGATGGGGAACAGTCCCACTGGGCTTCAGCAGGAACAGGGAGGGAGCCGATTCCCAGAGACAGGATTTAACTCCTTATCAAAACTTGGGACAGACGAGAACCCAGAGCAAGTCTGGTAAGGAGGGATCCTCAGAGCCTGGGCATCCCGTGTGTCAATGGGCAGTGCACCTTACTTTGCAGTTCAGCCCACGTTTCACCAGTTGTCAGGGGGCACCTCTCCGATACAAGGGCAAACTCAGCACCAGAGGCTGGAGGTCACTGGCAGTGGGCAGGGGTGTGGAGGCGAGGttgttaaatggtggggcaggcttgaggggctaagtggcctCCTCCCGATTCCTGTGCAAggtctcccaccctctctccggAATCACCAACTCccatctcccccaacccctcctggAGCTCCCCTCGATCCCACAACCCGACCATCTGTGGAAGGATGTGGGCAAGTGGGTTTGGGACAATCCGACGCCTCCAGGTGGAACTAATTCCTCAAAAATCAAGAACGCAGATGGCCAGGTTGccgggggggcggggaggggagaagggatgaAGTCTCTGCCCCCGGATTACAGCCACATTCAACGGATCAGCCTTTACCTTGACCACCAGATCCACATATCCCTTGTCATCATCGCTGGAGACAGGAGTGTAGGGCTTGACCACGAGCTGCCCGTTCACCCTGGCTGACAGGTAGACATGCTGCCCTGGGAGAAACAGACAACAGGCCGTGTTGTGGTTGGTACAGACCTCAGCCCAGCTCAAGGGAAGGCTCCAACGCAGCACCAGTGCAGCTGCAGCTCCCTCACCCATGCACGAATGCAGCCCCGTGCAGCTACAGCCCGACAGGATGCAGGCTGTCCACAACCACACAGACcaacatagagttatacagcacagaaacaggccctttggcccaaccagtccatgccgaccaagatcccatctaagccagtcccatatccctccaaacctttcctatccatgtacccatcctagttccttttaaatgttgttaatgtacctgcctcacccacttcctgtggcagctcattccatatattgaccaccctgagtggaaaagttgctcctcaggttagAGTccgagcattacagcacagaaacaggcccttcggcccatccagtccatgccaacctgttcTACCCAGTCTCATctccctgcacccagaccatatccctgcaaacccctcccatccatggacctatccaaacctctcttaaatgttacaattgaacccgcatccaccacttccgctggcagctcgttccacactcgcaccaccctctgagtgtagttgcccctcagattccccttaaatatttcacctttcaccctaaaactatgacctctagttctagtctcacccaacctgaggggaaaaagcctgcatgcattcaccctgtctatacccctcataattttgtatacctctataagatctcccctcattctcctgcgctccagggaataaaatcttaacctattcaaccttcccctataactcaggtcctcaagtcccagcaacatccgtgtaaattttctctgcactctttcaagcttattgatatctttcctgtaggtaggtgaccagaactggacacaatcctccaaattcagcctcaccaacatcttgtacaacttcaacataacatcccaactcctgtactcaatgccctgatttatgaaggtcaatgtgccaaaagctctctttacgaccctatctacctgcgatgccacgttcaaggaactatggatctgtattcccaggtccctctgttctaccacacacctcagagccctaccactcactgtgtctTACCCTTGttcgtcctcccaaagtgcatcacctcacacttgtctgcattaaattccatccgccatttttcagcccattttcccagctggtcaagatcacgctgtgagctttgacagccttcctcgctgtccactacacccccaatcttggtgtcatccgcaaatttgctgatccagtttaccacattatcatctaaatcattaatacagatgataaacaacaacagacccagcaccgatccctgtggcacaccactggtcacaggcctccagtcagagagacaaccatctaccaccactctctggcttctcccactaaaccAACGttaaatccaattgactacttcacccTGAATGACAAGTGACTTAACCTGCTGGACTcaggtcaaaggccttgctaaagtccactgccttcccctcatcaaccttccttgcAGCATGAGCACCTCATCTAACTCCACTGAAGCACGAAGGAGAGCACTGTTCTTACGTTAGTTTAAAAAGTAGATCAGAAATTAAACATCCGAAAGATCAGACCAACTCCCAGTCAGAAAACCTCTTGGTAGCAAAGTGGTCAATGGAATTCAATCTGAACTGggcagccagcatttattgcccatacctAACTGCCCCTTGGGGGGTGAGCTGCCCCCTTGAACCACGGCAGTCTtttagtgaaggtgctcccacagtgctgttggggagggagttccagggtttagacccagtgacagtgacagACCAGCAACAAAGCAAAGAGGTACACAGTGAGCAGCAGGGGTTACAGGGACATTGAAGGACATGCCCACAGATCTCCAATGTACaaggactggttcacgaggtggcagagtaaaggggtggggagagcgtGCGAGATCAACCCTCTGGGCGAGAGGACAGTGGAACAAGGCTGAATGGGTTTCAGAggatgttcctccagcagagggaCCCCAGGGCTGGACGATCTCGGGGGAAGGCAGGTGGTTAGTAGCGACGTCCTACAGCCAAAGGACAACTCTCTGACCCAGTCAGAGGTGCATTCACAGCTCAGACCAAGAAACATCTAGAGACCACGGGAATTAAGGGATGGATGGATTGGGTGGGAAGCATCAGACGTGATCCCATTGGACAgtgcagcaggctcaagggcCATTTTACCCGCCCCAGATCAGAGCTCACAGTTccaaggggtggtggaagcagatcccagACTTCCCAAGGGGAATCCATAAATTTGGGGAGAAGAGGCAGGGTTGTGGGAGAGCTTGAAATGGGTTCCATCAACCCCCGGGCTTGTTCTCAATGTGcaacccttcacctctcccccaagTGAACGCGGTCACCTGACAGAGCGCGATAGACAGCCACCGACAGCAGGTCCCGACACAGAGGGACTGAGACTCACCGACTGGCAGTCCCAGCATGTGATCCAGGGAAGGGAGGGCGAAGCGGAACCTCCTCGTGTCACGGGTCACGACCTGAGAGCAGAAACAAACAGTCACACCTCCAACGTACTGCAGCCCACATGGTTAAACCCAGAGCGGGGTGGGACTGACCGTCAGATCCCACCGTCAAACAGCCCCAGGACTCATCAATATCCCGTCCCAGGACACAACCATAACCAGGTCATTGCTCAGCACAAGccgtccatggtggggaggggaccATGGTACAGACTGGCCCTCCTGTGGGGTCAGGGGTCCAGGGTAAAGACTGGCCCTCCTGTGGGGTCAGGGGTCCAGGGTATGGACGTTGCATCCCCAATTCTGGAGCTCACATGTTAAGTGTCACCGAGACAGGAACAACATTCATCAGCTGACCAAACATCACTGGTCCCAACCACAACCAAGCCACCAATCACAAACACAGGAGCAGGgagagaccattcagtccctctTGCCTGTTCCATCCCCTCCACCTTGTGTGCCTGAACTGACAAGCATCCCATTTCCCTCCAGCTggattcccctccacagatgctgcctgacctgctgagagtttctgacaatacaagagattctgcagatgctggaaatctggagctacacacacgaaggtggaggaactcagcagctcaggcagcatctgtggagggaacgcTCAGCTggcgtttcaggccaagacccttcatcagggctgggagactccaggagcCCCTGAACCTGGactccagccctgatgaagggtcttggtccattcccctccacagatgctgcctgacccgctgggttcctccagcagtttgtgtgtgttgctactcAGGAGTTTCTGGCAACTTGCATCAGTATTTCAGATGtcctcatctgcagtttttgatttgctTTCTCAGAGATAACACGGCCTTGGGAGAGCACAACCCGACAGCCTGGATCTGTGAGATCAGTGGTAGTTTTGGTTCCTGAGCCACACTGGGTTGTCTGTAACAGGGTAGTGTTACAGCCAGTCACACTCAGTTATACTCTGATTTCTGAATCAGATTTAAATTAAACCTTACGCTTCCTCTAACAATGCAGCTGTGTATAAATTACGGTAAAATGAATCATTAACTATGACCTGTGATAAGCAGCTTCCTACAAACAAGAACAAAGTTCACAGAATAACTTGGTTGCCAGTTTCATCTTTCTACAGGAACGCTATCGACCGATAGCTTGAACCTCCCGACTTTAACAAGTCTTTCACTCAAATCCACGATACCTTTTGGATCTCCAAGTTTGGATGTTGTTGGGTGTGATCGATCCAAGCAGCACACAGAAGATTAACGGTGCCTCCCTAGTCACCGTCTAAGAGCCTTCACTGATGGTGAACGAGCCACAGCTTATGTGGCTTCAGGTACCATGCCGACACGAGCAGGATGGACATAGGGAGGAAGCTGCCCCATGAAGTCACAGGCATTGGTGAGGTTGGTGCCACATTCAGCGGCTGGAGCTGCTCCCTGCACTCCTCGAGTTGTGGTGAAGATCGTGCCCTCATTACACTGATGAAAACTGATTCAGGCAGCAGCTCGACAGCCGCTGGGAGCTGATCGATGACTAGCCTGTGATCACCTGCCCACGGCCCAGCTGTAGTGACTCACAGTTAGGtccatctcctttcttgaagctgTTCACAATCAAGGTGCTTTCCAGGACACCTGCCTGCCCTACTCTTCCAGTTTTGGGAGAGGAGGTTGTTGATTTGTGACTGAAGTCCCACTCCAAGTTTTAGAATTCaacataaaaaaaataacaaatttcctCCAAGGCATCTTATTTTTGAGAAGATAGAGGACCTTTTAACTTCCCGTCGATCAGGGTGGCATCAGCTGGGTCGGACGGTTGGCTGCGGGATGGAGTCTTTGTGGTGCTGCTTCCCACTGCCTCTCTATCCCTGAGCTCTCCTCTGCCCTCGTCTCTCAGTGGGGTGGGGCCTGGGCCCATTGGTTGCTTGTGAGACGGTAACTGAAAACTTCTCCGTGGGTCCTCGAGACCTTCAGTGTAGTTTCCTGTTGCTGCTGTTGTGTAGGGTCAGTGTTGGAGGGAGCCGTGTGGACTGGGTAATGGTCAGTCCTTCCACAGCACTGCAGATGTGGACATCCTGTGGCATCTTGTTCACACTAGGAGTGTCGGCATGAGGTTTTGAAGCCGTGTCTCCGTTGAGAGCTGGTGCTGAGCTGGCAGCACGTGACAGAGCCTAAGATCCAAGTCGTCACTGACACTAATGCGTGCACAAGACTACGAGGAGATCCAACCTGCCAC
This is a stretch of genomic DNA from Pristis pectinata isolate sPriPec2 chromosome 15, sPriPec2.1.pri, whole genome shotgun sequence. It encodes these proteins:
- the LOC127578273 gene encoding NADH-cytochrome b5 reductase 3-like; the protein is MLGRVAAALFSFLRSLIDVFLKLFGLKKTGPPITLEDPNTKYALRLIDKEVVTRDTRRFRFALPSLDHMLGLPVGQHVYLSARVNGQLVVKPYTPVSSDDDKGYVDLVVKIYFKGVHPKFPEGGKMSQYLENLRLQDSIDFRGPSGLLVYKGKGQFAIRPDKKSEAKIKEVKKVGMIAGGTGITPMLQLIRAIVKDPNDPTICHLLFANQSEKDILLQSELEEIEAENPHRVIIWYTLDKAPEGWKYSEGFVSEQMIQDHLPPPADDVLILMCGPPPMIEFACNPNLDKLGYGQDARFAF